A genomic segment from Nicotiana sylvestris chromosome 1, ASM39365v2, whole genome shotgun sequence encodes:
- the LOC104216252 gene encoding uncharacterized protein: MEEENTQILEINLISAQSLKTPITNLRRMQTYALLWVNSSNKLRTKIDHFGGENPTWNDKFLFRVSPKFISGDTSGVSVEIYAVGVLKDFLVGTVRLLLSSCFKGMVNTATPAFTAVQIRRPSGRFQGVLNIGAAVYISTDFSLLNGLSAVCFRDLMEEKESGRWRRRRLSRGGSKRSEQSSGGESCDFSDGTDSTTSSSSSVVSTALKDWNSVRTAVEMAGKKELKSDGGGLLCGLVMQKKIQLCPFDQNSRFWTESFEKDP; this comes from the coding sequence ATGGAAGAGGAAAATACTCAAATTCTGGAGATCAACTTGATCTCTGCTCAATCCCTCAAAACCCCAATCACTAACTTGCGTCGAATGCAAACTTACGCCCTACTCTGGGTTAACTCATCCAATAAACTCCGTACTAAGATCGATCATTTCGGCGGCGAAAACCCTACCTGGAACGACAAATTCCTCTTCCGTGTTTCGCCGAAATTCATTTCTGGCGATACCTCCGGTGTCTCCGTTGAAATCTACGCCGTTGGTGTCCTCAAGGATTTCCTCGTCGGTACTGTGCGTCTCCTGTTAAGTAGTTGTTTCAAAGGAATGGTGAATACTGCAACTCCGGCTTTCACAGCTGTACAAATTAGGCGGCCTTCTGGAAGGTTCCAAGGAGTTCTGAATATCGGTGCCGCGGTTTACATTAGTACGGATTTTTCGTTGTTGAATGGATTATCTGCTGTGTGTTTTCGTGATTTGATGGAAGAGAAAGAGAGCGGTCGATGGCGGCGACGGCGGCTTAGCCGTGGAGGATCGAAGCGGAGTGAGCAATCATCAGGCGGCGAGTCTTGCGATTTCTCCGACGGCACTGATTCGACGACCTCTTCGTCGTCGTCGGTGGTTTCAACGGCGTTGAAAGACTGGAACAGTGTGCGAACAGCTGTAGAGATGGCGGGAAAGAAAGAATTGAAATCTGACGGTGGAGGTTTGCTGTGTGGTTTAGTGATGCAGAAGAAGATTCAATTGTGTCCGTTCGATCAGAATT